The Saimiri boliviensis isolate mSaiBol1 chromosome 10, mSaiBol1.pri, whole genome shotgun sequence genomic sequence TACATCCCCCCCAGCAATGCGTGAGGGTTGCAATTTCTCCCACCCTCCCTGACACTTGACACTGTCTCTCTGGATTCTatcatcagttttttgtttttgtttttgtttttgtttttgttttttttttgagacagagtttcgctcttgttacccaggctggagtgcaatggcgcgatctcggctcaccgcaacctccgcctcctgggctcaggcaattctcctgcctcagcctcctgagtagctgggattataggcacgtgccaccatgcccagctaattttttgtatctttagtagagacggggtttcaccatgttgaccaggatggtctcgatctctcgacctcgtgatccacccgcctcagcctcccaaagtgctgggattacaggcttgagccaccgcgcccggcttatcaTCAGTTTTATAAGGGAGAATTCCATCCTAAAACACGTCCTCTCCATCCACCTTTGACTGCCAAgtcttccttcctcctcagtGGACATTTTGTCTATTCCTGTAGTCACCATTCCCTGCTCTCTGACGTttgacgtttttttttttttttttttttttttttttttttttttttttttttgagacagagtcttgctctgttacccagcctggagcgcagtggggcaatcttgactcactgcgacctccgcctcccgggttcaagttattctcctgcctcagcttcccaagtagctgggattaccggtccccaccaccacgccctgctaatttttgtatttttaatagagatgggattttaccatgttgtccagggtggtctcgaactcctgacctcaagtgatctgcccacctcggcctcccaaagtgttgggattacgggcgtgagccacctcgcgcagcctaatttttctatttttagtagagacagggtttcaccatgttggccaggctgatctcaaactcctggcttcacgtgatctgcctgcctcagccccgcaaagtgtgaggattacaggcacaatcCACagctttatagcaatgcaaaatgacCTAACACAGTGCTCCTTTCACAAGCTCCTGCTTTGAATctttaaaagcagcaagaatCAGATCCTTGCCAATTTGGGTTTAggggaaataaaaacagcagGGTTCAAGGATCTATTTTATCATCAGATATCCTCCTGATGTCCTCTAGAGGTCTTAATCCCACCCTCCTCTTAATCAccataaaaattacattatgaTTGTACTTTATCAAAGTTGAATAGTTGCCCTCTGTTAATCTGGGTAATAGCCTTCTTTACCAGACTGGAAGCACCTTGAGGGTAAGTGTATCAGTCAGTTctcatgctgctcataaagacatacctgactaacttataaaaaagaaaacttgtaacagactcacagttccacgtggctgaggaggcctcacaaacaTGGTGGAAGTCGCAAAGCACATCTCGTATGGCCACGGCAGCAGACAAAACAGACTGAGAGCCAAgtaaaaggggaaaccccttatcaaaccatcagatctcgtgagacttactcactaccaggagaacagcatggggaagaccGCCCCCATACTGTTCAATTATCCCCCAcaggatccctcccacaacaggtggaaattataggagctacaattaaaaatgagatttgacaggggacacagccaaatcgtaTCAGTGGGGATCCTGTCTTGTTCTCTTTGTGCCAagcatagtagatgttcaattaATGTATTGAAATCGTTTTTgttgaaaaaagttttaagtgtagtgttccactaaaattaaaaaaaaaaaattctcaaaaagtaAAGTGCATCATAACTTGTATACAGTgtgtaatttttatgtctttatgtgTACGTGGCAATACTACGGCATGGCTGTTTGAACCCCAAATTCCTTACGGCTTCTCTCAGAACCCCAGGGCTCCAATGAGAATACTGAGTGAGACAGCCTAAGCCAGTCTGCTAAACACTGGAGGTGAGCCTTGAGTCACGGTGCCCCACCCGGTCAGACCAGTGCTTCCCCCCATCCCAGTGCTCACAGTCCTGGTTCATCATTTCACCATCTGAACAGAAAAGAGTATGGCCGCCGTCAGAGCTTGTTAGCCTGTATCTGTGCTGCAGATGAGCAGCATTTCAAGCCGTCTTGAGTAAAGTCTGTTGCTGGCAATAGTTGTGTTATCCTGACTTCTCTTCCCCAAGTCCCGCTCTCTCTAACAGCGATGTGTTGGGAAATGCTGTCACTTAAGTCTtgcttctccctttctttcctttgggaGTACCCAGCCCATGGAAGCCTCGCAGGTGCAGGCGGTCAGCAATCAAAGGATGCTCTGCAGGTGCCTCCCCCAGCCTTCCAATAACCAACTGCTCACATAGGTGAGGCAGGAAAGGACATTATACATCCCACAGGTTCGGAGTCCACGAGCCTTTTAGCTTCTAAGAAGGCAGCATTAACTAGAGCGGCGGCTCTCTACCTTTATGGCTGGGCGGCAGCAGCATAACCTAGGAACCTACCAGAAATGCAGATCCCTGAACCCCACCCTTCCTACTGGGGTAGGGCCCAGCAATCTGCACTTGGCCAAGTGTTCTAGGTGATGAGAGGCTCGCTCAAGTGTGAGAACTGCTAACTGGAGTTAGTGAGTTGAGAGAGAGCTCCACCCCAGCAGTCCTTAGCAGGGTGGAAGGGTGCTCGTGTTTCCAAAGCCAGAAGACAGAGAACAGAGGAGACCTCCCTTCAAGTTCACCCGAGTGAGAGCGCCTCTGGCAACTGGCTAAGGGCTTCTTTGGAAGCTGCACGGATGGCACAGGTAGACAATATTGTTCCCAACAGCTTCACATGGGGCACGGGTGCCCCGCTTCTCCAGCACAGAGATTCATGtaacttccttttttccctctgatACTTATGAAAGCCTGAGTCCTGAGTTGCAGGCTCCCTTAGCAAACTTCATGAATCCTTGCCAACCAGGCCACCTACAGCATCACTATAATTCCAACAAACTAGAACACGCCCAGAGATGCTGCCTAGACAGTGTCAGCTTTGGGCTCAGAATGGAGACAACAGTGCAGGGGCAGGAAGAGCCAGGAAGACAGAGCTGGAGGCAGGGATGGAGTGCTCAGGGAGACACAGGTGGCGTCCACACTTATAAAACGCTggctttggccgggcgcggtggctccagcctgtaatcccagcactttgggaggccgaggcgggtggatcacgaggtcgagagatcgagaccatcctggtcaacatggtgaaaccccgtctctactaaaaatacaaaaaactagccgggcatggtggcgcgtgcctgtaatcccagctactcaggaggctgaggcaggagaattgcttgaacccaggaggcggaggttgtggtgagccgagatcgcaccattgcactccagcctgggtaacaagagcaaaactccgtctcaaaaaaaaaaaaaaaaaaaccgctggCTTTTACATTGGGAGCATTTCGGCCTCTGGAGCCGAGGAGAAAGAACTGCAGTTCACTTCTTAGGCATCTCCTTCCAGGGCTAGGGAGATCCTAGAACACCAGTTGAATGCCCACGGCAAATTCCTGGCACCAATTCTATTACTTGGGGCCAGCCAAGTTTAAACAGAGTGTGGAGCGAAGGAAGGAGAAGAGTCAGGtgaaatagggaaaaaaagagggacagccaggtgcagtgcctctcgcctgtaatcccagcactttgggaggccgagacaggtggatcacttgaggtcaagagttcgagaccagcctggccaacatggtgaaactccatctctactaaaaaatataaaaattagctgggcgtggtagtgtgcacctataatcccagctacttggaaggctgaggcaggagaattgtttgaatccaggaggcagaggttgcagtgaactgagattttcccactgcactgcagcctgggtgacagcaagactccatcttaaaaataaaagaaaaaagaggctgggtgcagtggctcacacctgtaatcccagcactttggaaggccgaggtaggcagattacctgaggtcaggagttcaagactggcctagccaacatggtgaaaccccatctctactaaaaatataaaaatgaataaacaaataaataaaaagggatcGGCAGATTTTGTCCCTTTGACCTGCATCCAGCCATTTCACACTGTCAGCCGCTTCTCGCCATCTGCTTGCAGGACTGGCACGGTCACAGTCGTGACCATCTTAGCATCCTCGGAGCCTGTGGCTAATTCAAATCAGACAGAGTCAGACTGCTGAGAAGaaaatcatagaaacaaagtatttattatttccatttaaaaaaaggaaatagtgcCCAAGAGAGGAAAGTTCCTAAGGAAACCCAGcgcttcttgctgtgtcttctctAAATGACAAAGCCCCTTtggcaaaagaaaacaattaatgcAACTAGAACTGCCTCGTGAGAGCAAAGTTTAATTCTGACCCAGAATTATAATAATTGTTGAAAGTTCTATGAATTCCACCACACTGTGTAGGAATTATTACTCAGACTTTTCCCACCCTATAACTCCCGAAAAACTGAAGTGGTAAACCATATCTGGCAGAACTGAGGAAGTAAAGTACATTTCCTGATCATCAACCATCACAGAAAAGCACACTTAATTTGCATCTCAAGTCGTCTGGAGTCAAGTCTACGTTGCTGGCAATCGTTGTGTTATCCTGACTTCCCTTCCCGTAACATGGATGTGCTGTGAAATGCTGAAATGCTGTCACTTAAGTCTtgctcctccctttctttcctttgggaGCACCCGGCCAGTGGAAGCCTCGCAGGTGCAGGCAGTCAGCGACGTTGTGGGCGATATAGTAGAGGTTCAGCATGGCCGCAGGGCTGAGAATGTCCACTTCCggtttcttctgtttcttcccaTGAGACTTGCCctggccttttccttttttccctttacctggctttcaaaacaaatataaatatggaaGGAGGGAAGTTAGTTTTtcgttttattattattttttttttcagatggagtttcactcttgtcacctaagctggagtgtaatggcacaatcttggctcacctccacctccacctcctgagttcaatcgattcttctgcctcagcctctggagcagctgggattacaggcatgcaccaccatgccctgctaattttgtactttttgtagagacagggtgtctccatgttggtcaggctggtctcaaactcctgacctcaggtgatccacctgcctcagcctcccaaagtgcttggattacaggtgtgagccactgcacctggcctcttttttttgagacagagtttagagTTTCATTCccactacccaggctggagtgcagtggcatgctgtcagctcactacaacctccacatcccaggctcaaatgacgctcctgcctcagcctcccaagtagctgggattacaggcacccaccacacctggctaatttttgtatttttagtagagtcagggtttcaccatgttgggtaggctggtctcaaactcctaacatcaagtcatcttcctgcctcggcctccaaatatgctgagattataggtgtgagccaccgcaccaggtcGAGTTAGTTTTTATAAACTTGGTATCATTTTCAGTATTTCTGTattgaacaagcaaaaaattcctaaaaagaaatgagtcaaAATAGCAGCCACACCAGTTTGCACTGTCGTGTCTTCTCTAAATGACAAACCCCCTTtggcaaaagaaaacaattaatgcAACAGAACTGCCTTGCGAAAGCAAAGTGTAATTCTGACCCAGAATTATAATTATTCACATGCAATCTAATTTGCATGGAAGTCACATGCAATCTAATTTGACAAGGGTTTATTAAGCACCCAGATTAAAAGAGACCCAACCTAATGCAGAGTGTGGCCCTTGTTCGAATTCTTATTCGAACAAGCTGCAAAAAGATGTTTTTGAGTTAATCAGGGAAATCTGATAATGTCAAAGGATTATTAGTAATTCTATGAGGTCTGATAATGGCATCGGATGATAGAAGAAAATGTTCGCACGCTTCTGAAGCGCATGCTGAAATCTGCAGGGATGAGATGAAAGGAGGCCTGAGGTTTGCTTTAAAACACTGCAGCTCCCCCACTGTCCCGCGCccagaaaaaacagaaagcaaatgggGCAAAATCCTAATCATTCCTGAGTCTGAGAACTGGATAGATGAGGATTTACTTCACAATTCTATTTTCacttatgtttgaaaattttcataacaaACATTAAAACAAGTTTGATAATCAGGATGCAAATATATATTGTGGCATTTGTTTCACAAGTAGTTTCTACCTCATTAAGCAGTCATGGGGTTTAAATGAGACACAGGGATAAGATATCAAGCACAATGGCtgacatgaaagaaataataaatgatgattttcattactttcttttttttttttttttttggatataggGTCcttctgtgtcgcccaggctggagtgcagtggcacaaactcagcttactgtaaccctgaccttccaggctcaagcgatcctccaacctcagccacccaagtagctgggaccacaggcgtgagccaccacacttggctaatttttttatttttgagtagagacagcctcgctatgttgcttaggctgctcttgaactcctgggctcaagcaagcctgccatcttggcctcccaaagtgctgggactacaggcttgagccactgtgcccagcccacgcCATTATCTTTAACACCACCAATCCTCAGAGCTGTTTTTCAAGGTAGGTAGGTATCATTCCTGCCTTCAAAAATGGAAATGTCGGAGCTCCATGAGGTTACCCAGCACATGGAAACTGTGTCCACCAGGCTCGGCATCTATTCTCTTTCTATGACTGCCCCATAAGGTTGGTGTTCTCTGGGAAAATGAATGGATACCACcctaaactggaaataaactaCATTTTGAGCTTATCAACTTGTTTttcatggattgtgcttttgtcatatccaagaaatctttgcctaacacAAGTAACAAacatctatattttcttctagaactgttatagtttttggttttacatttatatttgctAGATAACTGAATTGAACTTCTTTATGTCCTCTGACTCACACatccagaaaataacagatggaagtatattattaaaaagtgtCTCTtgtggccaggcgaggtggctcacgcctgtaatcccagcactttgggagacctaagcaggcggatcacatgaggttgggagtttgagatcagcctgaccaacatggggaaccccagtctctactaaaaatacaaaattagccgggcatggtggtgcatccctataatcccagctacttaggaggctgaggcaggagaatctcttgaagccaggaggctgaggttgcagtgagcagagaccacatcattgcactccagcctgggtgacagagtaagactctgtctcaaactctgtctcaaaaaagaaagaaaagaacaaaattggcaGACTAATActaccttatttaaaaaattattataaagctaCTGTAAAAAGATGGTGCGGTAGTGGTGTCAAGACAGGCAACTAGAACAATGGGATagaacagagtccagaaatagatctaCACGTATTTGAtcaactaattttcaacaaaggtatcGGTGGAACAAAGACCTTTTCAGCATGTGGTGCTGGAATAACGAATATCCATTTGCAAAAAAATGAACCTCAACCCATAGTtgcaccatatataaaaattaactcaaaataggtAATAGAACTAAATGTAAAACGAAAAACTATAacacttctagaagaaaatatagaagaccCTTTGTTACCTTGGATTATTAGGGAAATATTTATTGGATATGATATTAAAAGCACAACTCATGAAAACTCACCatcagtatttaaaatttttgctcttcaaaagataCTAAGAGAATGAAAAGCCAAGCATCAGACTGGGGGAAATGCCTGCAAATCACATATCTCATAAAGGCCTATATGGGGAACAAAGAAGTCTCAAAACACGATAGTAAGAAAACCACTCAATAAAACACATTCAAAGGTTGAGTAGACCCTttcccaaagaagatatacagatggcaaataagcacatgaaaagatactcaacattaaCTCATTAGCGAAATACAATGAAAACCGGGAGATACCACCATGTACCTTTTGGAATGGCTCAAGTCAAAAATACTGATGCTACTAAGTACTAGTGAAGAAGAAACTTAAACTCTCATGCACTGCTGATGGAAATCTAAAATGACAGAACcactttaaaaaaacagtttgtagtctctaaaaagttaaacacaggccgggtgcggtagctcatgcctgtaatcccagcactttgggaggccaaggcgagcagatcacaaggtcagtagtttgagaccagcctggccaatatggtgaaacccgatctctactaacaatacaaaaaattagctgggtgtggtggtgtgtgcctgtaatcccagaggctcaggaggttgaggcaggagaattgctagaacccgggaggtggaggttgcagtgagccgagattttgccattgcactccagcctgggaaacagagcaagactctgtcgcaaaaaaaaaaaaaaaagaaaaaaagaaaaaaaaaattaaaacaaaaaagtcaaatacaTGCCTACCATATAACCCAGGCATTCCACTCCTGACGTGGAAATGAAAGGATATGTTCATTCAAAGACTTTTACGTgagtgttcacagcagctttatttgtaatagctaaaaCCTGGAAACAGGCCgtgcacagtggttcatgcctgttatcccaacactttgggaggccagggtaggaggatcgcttgagcccaggagttcaagatcagcctgggcaacaaaacaggATCCCGtatctctctcttattttttaaaattaggtgtggtggtggtatgcatctgtagttccagctaagatgggaggatcatccgagcccagggaagtcaaggctgcagtgagccatgatcatgtcactgcattccagcctgggtgacaaaatgagaccctgtctcaaaaagaaaaaaaaagaaaaaaaagaatccaaaagcccagcagcagatgaatggatactcCATGGTATAAccatacaatggaacactactcagcaataaaaaagaataattattgatgcatgctacaatgtggatgaatttccaaataattatgcaagtaaaaaagtaaagttaaaaaaaactataatgtatgattgcatatatataaaatcttagaAACCATAAACTAATCTAGAGAGAgggcagaccagcctgggagggTTGGGAGGGAGTAGGGGTGCTGAGAGGGGCAAGAGAGAAAGGTGGATTACAAAAAAACGGGGCGATGGCTGTGTTTAtaatcttgattgtggtgatggcttAATGAAGGCACACATCTGTCAAACTTATCAAAGtgtgcatttcatttttatttattttttgagacaggtctcactctgttgcccaagctggagtacagtggcgcgatctcccaggctcaagcaatcctcctacctcagcctcctgagtaactaagactacagatttgcaccaccatgcctcactaattttttctactttttgtagagatgagggtctcactatgctgtctaGGCAGGtttcgacctcctgagctcaagctatcctcttgcctcagcctccccaaatgctgggattacaggcatgagccactgtgccctaagTATGgattttaaacatgtaaaatgtaTTGTATATACATTCCACCTCAATAAATCTGTTAAGAAATTATTACATGGGAGtaagaaatgttttgtttctgGGTCCATCTATTCCTTGGGTTGGTTCAGTACAACTTTGTGGCTCTTGACTATTCCTGGTCTCAGAACATGCAGCTTCCAACATAAAACCCTCCAAACTCCTTAAGGAAGACCACTTGACTCCAGCCACGTGGGACTTTCTTCCAGTTCCCAACACTCCAAGCTTCTCCCTGTGCAATGCTTGCTCTTCCTGCACACCTTCTAATTGAAGGGGCCGGATTCGTTGCTTCCCTTTATGCTAGCCTCTGCTCAAATACCACCTTTTCAGAAAAACCTCCCTGacaggccggatgtggtggcgcacgcttgtaatcccagcaccttgggagcctgaggcaggtggatcagttgagatcaggagtttgagatcagcctggcaaacatggtgagaccctgcctctactgaaaatataataactaactgggcgtggtggtgcatgcctgtaatcccagctacttgggaggctgaggcaggaaaatcgcttgaaatctgggaggctgaggttgcaccactgcattccagcctggacagcaagaaagaaactccatctccaaaaaaaaagaaaaaagaaaaagaaaaaaaaaaagaaaaaaagaaaaacctcctgACATTGTGTCTATACTCTGTCTACAACTGGAGCAACCACATAATTTACTGCCCAAACGAAGACACttcaacaaatataaacaaatataaactgACACTGTCCCAGGCTGGGGACGGGGGATGTACAGCGGTCTCTCTGTCATTAACAGTCTCCCAACAACCCCCGTAAAGTCACTTTCCATCCCATTACCGTCAGCACTTTTCCCTAGTTAATAGTAATTGttgtttatgtttattgtttgtttcccTCACCAGAGATTCTATGAATTTACCACTGAATTCCCCAGCCTACACTAAAATCTGGCACACTGCAAGGATGCATACATATATGCTGAGTGAACGAATATATCGCAACTGAGAAGCAATGCAGGAACCGGATTTAGAAAgcaaatgtggccgggcgcggtggctcaagcctgtaatcccagcactttgggaggctgaggcgggcggatcacgaggtcaagagatcgagaccatcctggtcaacatggtgaaaccccgtctctactaaaattacaaaaaattagctgggcatcgtggcgcatgcctgtaatcccagctactcaggaggctgaggcaggagaatggcctgagcccaggaggcggaggttgcggtgagccgagatcgcgccattgcactccagcctgggtaacaagagcgaaactctgtctcaaaaaaaaaaaaaaaaaaaaaaaaaaaagaaagcaaatgtggatttctgcttttctgagttttaagatccctccttcattcattcaacaaatacttaaataTCTGCTGTGTACCCAGGCCCTGTATTAGATGGGGAGCCAAGGAGATCTCATGGTGCTTACAGTCCAGTGAGTTCTGAGAAAGACACTAGCCACCTAATCACAAACACATCTACTCATGACCCATGCTGTGAAGAAAGGGCCCTattggctggatatggtggctcatacatgtaatctcagcactctgcggggccaaggctggtggatcacttgcacccagtttgagaccaacctgggcaagatggtgaaatccgatctgtctctataaaaatataaaaaattagccaggggcagtggctcatgcctgtaatctcagcagtttgagaggccaaggcgggtggatcacaaggtcaggaattcgagaccagcctggccaatatggtaaaactccatctctactgaaaatacaaaaattagccaggtatggtggcacgtgcctgtaatcccagcgactcagaaggctaaggcaggagaatcacttgaaccttggaggcggaggttgcagtgagccgagattgcatcactgcactccagccagggtgacagagcaagattccatctcaaaaaaatttttttttctaaattagcgGGGCTCAgtggcatacacttgtagtccccgctactccgaaggctgaggtggaaggaccctttgagctcaggaattcaaggcctaAGTGAGCTACatatggcgccactgcactccagccta encodes the following:
- the SMKR1 gene encoding small lysine-rich protein 1 — its product is MRRASVSGVHATAASSAEKGIAMPGKGKKGKGQGKSHGKKQKKPEVDILSPAAMLNLYYIAHNVADCLHLRGFHWPGAPKGKKGRSKT